In Excalfactoria chinensis isolate bCotChi1 chromosome 3, bCotChi1.hap2, whole genome shotgun sequence, one DNA window encodes the following:
- the MYCN gene encoding LOW QUALITY PROTEIN: N-myc proto-oncogene protein (The sequence of the model RefSeq protein was modified relative to this genomic sequence to represent the inferred CDS: inserted 1 base in 1 codon; deleted 1 base in 1 codon) yields MPGMISKNPDLEFDSLQPCFYPDEDDFYLCGPDSAPPGEDIWKKFELLPTPPLSPSRAGLQEXPPGGGSIAVGRGGPGECRPADPLDWASELLLLPPEAELWGGADGADFFETGLGASNNLNSIIIQDCMWSGFSAREKLERAVSEKLQGKPPAAAPPPPPPVVSTAAVTAANSPSAGPGRAELGGSVPECVDPAVVFPFPVNKREAAVPSGGETLRGGRPPRPAGDSRASSSSGDDTLSDSDDEDEEEEDDEEEIDVVTVEKRRSSSNKAVTTLTITVRPKNTTFPSVRTQQNELILKRCAPIHQQHNYAAPSPYMESEDVPPQKKLKAEVPRPVKPMIQPKSKSSSPRNSDSEDSERRRNHNILERQRRNDLRSSFLTLRDHVPELVKNEKAAKVVILKKATEYVHSLQAEEQKLLLEKEKLQARQQQLLKKIEYKRTC; encoded by the exons ATGCCGGGAATGATCAGCAAGAACCCAGACCTCGAGTTCGACTCTTTACAGCCTTGTTTCTACCCGGACGAAGATGATTTCTATTTATGTGGGCCGGATTCGGCCCCCCCCGGGGAGGACATATGGAAGAAGTTCGAGCTGCTGCCCACCCCTCCGCTGTCCCCCAGCCGGGCCGGGCTGCAGG CACCCCCCGGGGGGGGCTCCATCGCCGTGGGGAGGGGCGGCCCTGGGGAG TGCCGTCCCGCTGATCCCCTGGACTGGGCGTCCGAGTTGCTTCTCCTGCCCCCCGAGGCCGAGCTGTGGGGCGGCGCGGATGGCGCGGATTTCTTCGAAACGGGCCTCGGGGCGAGCAACAACCTCAACTCCATCATCATCCAGGACTGTATGTGGAGCGGCTTCTCGGCCCGCGAGAAGCTGGAGCGGGCGGTCAGCGAGAAGCTGCAGGGCaagccgcccgccgccgcccctccGCCTCCGCCCCCGGTTGTATCCACCGCCGCTGTGACCGCCGCCAACAGCCCCAGCGCCGGTCCCGGCCGCGCGGAGTTGGGTGGCTCCGTGCCCGAGTGTGTGGACCCGGCCGTGGTCTTCCCCTTCCCCGTCAACAAGCGGGAAGCGGCGGTGCCGAGCGGCGGTGAGACCCTGCGGGGTGGCCGCCCGCCGCGTCCCGCCGGGGACAGCcgggccagcagcagctccgggGACGACACGCTCAGCGACTCGG ATGATGAGGAcgaggaggaagaggatgatgaagaagaaatagatGTTGTGACAGTGGAGAAAAGACGCTCCTCCTCCAACAAGGCTGTTACCACCCTCACGATTACAGTGCGTCCTAAAAATACCACTTTCCCATCGGTCAGGACACAGCAGAATGAACTGATTTTAAAGCGTTGTGCACCAATTCACCAGCAGCATAATTATGCCGCTCCTTCTCCATATATGGAGAGTGAAGATGTGCCGCCACAGAAGAAGTTAAAAGCCGAGGTGCCCCGTCCAGTAAAACCCATGATCCAACCAAAGTCTAAGAGTTCAAGTCCTCGAAACTCTGATTCGGAGGATAGCGAACGTCGACGGAACCATAATATCTTGGAGCGTCAGAGGCGTAATGATCTGCGGTCCAGTTTCCTCACGTTAAGGGACCACGTTCCAGAACTTGTTAAAAACGAGAAAGCTGCAAAAGTTGTGATATTGAAAAAAGCCACTGAATATGTCCATTCCCTTcaggcagaggagcagaagTTATTGCTAGAAAAGGAGAAACTGCAAGCCAGGCAACAACAGTTGCTAAAGAAAATAGAGTACAAGCGGACTTGCTAa